Proteins from a genomic interval of Inediibacterium massiliense:
- a CDS encoding alanine racemase, giving the protein MQAIVETVKYPMLEIHTKKIYDNVKYMVDLCNEKGIEVAGVVKGFNGLPKVVDQFVEAGCKYIADSRMDQIISLKEYGIKIPMMLIRIPMMSEIEELVQYVDISLNSEKETIDRIEEECKKQNKNHKVVLMFDLGDLREGVFEEEELIELATYIEEKLQHVELGGIGTNLGCYGSIKPTKDNLGKLCMLAEKIEEKINRPLEIISGGATSSIPLLLDGHMPKKINNLRLGEGILLAKDLDEFWGYDMSPFHQDTFVLKAQVVEVKNKPTHPIGEIFIDAFGRAPTYEDHGIRKRALLAVGKQDFALDDKLIPQMEGVKIVGSSSDHLIVDIHDCKEDIKIGDVIDFHMYYPPMLYLSGSNSVSKVYR; this is encoded by the coding sequence ATGCAAGCGATAGTAGAAACTGTAAAATATCCTATGCTTGAAATACACACAAAAAAGATTTATGACAATGTAAAATACATGGTAGACCTTTGCAATGAAAAAGGTATAGAAGTAGCAGGAGTTGTAAAAGGATTTAATGGACTTCCAAAAGTAGTAGATCAATTTGTAGAGGCAGGATGCAAGTATATAGCAGATTCCCGTATGGATCAAATTATAAGTTTAAAAGAATATGGAATTAAAATTCCTATGATGCTTATCAGAATTCCTATGATGAGTGAAATTGAGGAATTAGTACAATATGTGGATATTAGTTTGAATTCAGAAAAAGAAACTATAGATCGAATAGAAGAAGAATGTAAAAAACAAAACAAAAATCACAAAGTCGTGTTGATGTTTGATTTAGGAGATTTAAGAGAAGGAGTTTTTGAAGAAGAAGAATTAATAGAATTGGCAACATATATAGAGGAAAAACTTCAACATGTAGAATTAGGAGGTATAGGAACAAATTTAGGCTGTTATGGATCTATTAAGCCTACAAAAGATAATTTAGGCAAGCTTTGTATGTTGGCTGAAAAAATTGAAGAAAAAATCAATAGACCTTTAGAGATCATATCTGGAGGAGCAACAAGTTCTATTCCTCTTTTATTAGATGGACATATGCCTAAAAAAATAAACAATCTAAGATTAGGAGAAGGAATATTACTTGCTAAAGATTTAGATGAATTTTGGGGCTATGATATGAGTCCATTTCACCAAGACACGTTTGTTTTAAAAGCGCAAGTTGTAGAAGTGAAAAATAAACCTACTCATCCTATTGGAGAAATTTTCATTGATGCTTTTGGAAGAGCTCCTACTTATGAAGATCATGGAATAAGAAAAAGAGCATTACTTGCCGTAGGAAAACAAGATTTTGCTCTTGATGATAAATTGATTCCTCAAATGGAGGGAGTTAAAATTGTAGGAAGTAGTAGTGATCATTTAATTGTAGATATTCATGATTGTAAAGAAGATATAAAAATTGGAGATGTAATAGATTTTCATATGTATTATCCACCTATGTTATATTTAAGTGGTTCTAATTCTGTAAGTAAAGTATATAGATAA
- a CDS encoding PLP-dependent aminotransferase family protein, which produces MDIDWKPHRKDTQPLYMQIVDYVKGKIREGEWVIGMVLPSQRELADLFEVNRSTIVAAMDELKAEGIIEGRGKGGTKIIRDGLPSIIQPNWQAYIEEGIYIPNFKTIKQINELEFENNMIRLSTGEASPSLFPTNKMSIILNEVAKGMKNLGYEEPKGMYYLREQISKYLKTYGICVSPSCILIVSGALQAIQLIAMGILQPGSSVFLEKPSYLYSLQILQSVGMKRFGIPMDEEGIKASLIPKYIRKHKSSILYTIPNFQNPTGIVMSQRRRKQLMEVCQKEKIPIIEDDVYRELWIDEKPPIPLKSLDTHGLVLYVGSVSKTLSPGLRIGWIVGPEPVIDHLADMKMQSDYGSSSLAQFTVGKWLETGLYKEHLLFLRKELAIRRDIALEILKKHFYSLATWEIPKGGYYVWLRLKDPINMYKLFDESCKIGILLYPGYIYDVEQNPYLRISYSYASIEELKTGLVKLSQLIHRMKSNHI; this is translated from the coding sequence ATGGACATTGATTGGAAACCCCATAGAAAAGATACACAACCTTTATATATGCAAATTGTAGATTATGTAAAAGGAAAGATTCGAGAGGGGGAATGGGTCATCGGAATGGTTCTTCCTTCTCAAAGAGAACTTGCAGATCTATTTGAAGTCAATAGAAGTACCATTGTTGCAGCTATGGATGAATTAAAAGCAGAAGGTATTATAGAGGGACGGGGAAAAGGTGGAACGAAAATTATAAGAGATGGACTTCCTTCTATCATTCAACCCAATTGGCAAGCATATATTGAAGAAGGAATTTATATTCCAAATTTTAAGACCATCAAACAAATTAATGAGCTGGAATTTGAAAACAATATGATTCGACTTAGTACTGGAGAGGCATCACCAAGTTTGTTTCCAACAAATAAAATGTCTATTATTTTAAATGAAGTAGCTAAAGGAATGAAAAATCTTGGATATGAAGAACCAAAAGGAATGTATTATTTAAGAGAACAAATTAGTAAGTATTTAAAAACCTATGGAATCTGTGTATCTCCTTCTTGTATACTTATTGTTTCAGGAGCACTTCAGGCGATTCAATTGATTGCCATGGGAATTTTGCAACCAGGATCTAGTGTATTTTTAGAGAAACCCTCTTATCTTTACTCTCTTCAAATTTTACAATCTGTAGGAATGAAGAGGTTTGGAATACCTATGGATGAAGAAGGAATCAAAGCCAGTCTTATTCCTAAATATATAAGAAAGCATAAATCATCCATTTTATATACGATCCCTAATTTTCAAAATCCAACAGGAATTGTTATGTCTCAAAGAAGAAGAAAACAACTTATGGAGGTTTGTCAGAAGGAAAAAATTCCAATCATTGAAGATGATGTGTATCGAGAATTGTGGATTGATGAAAAGCCGCCTATCCCATTAAAGAGCTTAGATACACATGGACTGGTTCTTTATGTAGGAAGTGTATCCAAAACTTTAAGTCCTGGACTTAGGATTGGATGGATTGTAGGACCAGAACCTGTGATTGATCATTTGGCAGATATGAAGATGCAATCAGATTATGGATCAAGCTCTTTAGCCCAATTTACAGTAGGAAAGTGGCTTGAGACAGGACTTTATAAGGAACATCTTTTGTTTTTGAGAAAAGAACTAGCCATAAGAAGAGATATTGCCTTGGAAATTTTAAAAAAACATTTTTATTCTTTGGCTACATGGGAAATTCCTAAGGGAGGTTATTATGTTTGGCTTCGTTTAAAAGATCCAATCAATATGTATAAACTATTTGATGAATCATGCAAAATTGGAATTTTACTGTATCCAGGATATATATATGATGTAGAACAAAATCCTTATTTGAGAATATCTTACTCCTATGCATCTATTGAAGAGCTAAAGACAGGTCTTGTAAAGCTTTCTCAATTAATTCATAGAATGAAAAGCAATCATATTTAA
- a CDS encoding DNA-3-methyladenine glycosylase, producing the protein MKLDESFYRKDALILAKDLLGKILVRKIDNHFIECKIVETESYIGPLDKGCHAYNNKRTKRTEVMFWRGGHAYIYMIYGMYYCLNIVAANKDEPQAVLIRGVEPLNEFEILKENRKIKSKHLKDLTNGPGKLCDALNITKELNGYDMVAKDELYIKDNHEKVEIVSAKRINIDYAEEYKDKLWRFYIKENPFVSKK; encoded by the coding sequence TTGAAGTTAGATGAAAGCTTTTATAGAAAAGATGCATTGATTTTGGCAAAAGATCTTTTAGGAAAAATATTAGTAAGAAAAATTGACAACCATTTCATTGAATGCAAAATTGTAGAGACGGAAAGCTATATAGGACCACTAGATAAAGGATGTCATGCATATAACAACAAAAGAACAAAAAGAACAGAAGTGATGTTTTGGAGGGGTGGACATGCTTATATCTATATGATTTATGGAATGTATTATTGTTTAAATATTGTAGCTGCCAATAAAGATGAACCTCAAGCAGTGCTCATAAGAGGGGTAGAGCCTTTAAATGAATTTGAAATATTAAAAGAAAATAGAAAAATAAAGTCTAAACATTTAAAGGATCTAACAAATGGACCAGGAAAGCTTTGTGATGCTTTAAATATTACAAAAGAACTCAATGGATACGATATGGTAGCGAAAGATGAGCTTTATATAAAAGATAATCATGAAAAAGTAGAAATAGTTTCTGCAAAGAGAATCAATATAGATTATGCAGAGGAATATAAGGACAAGCTTTGGAGATTTTATATAAAGGAAAATCCATTTGTATCTAAAAAATAA
- a CDS encoding methylated-DNA--[protein]-cysteine S-methyltransferase — protein MKRYIKYYDSPIGIIEIIGTEEYILSVHFVEEKKESKEGIEIVENAYMQLDEYFNGVRKDFHINFYLEGTDFQKRVWNELLEIPYGKTISYQELAKNIGNEKAVRAVGGANHKNNISIMIPCHRVIGKDGKLTGYGGGLWRKKWLIEHEKRF, from the coding sequence TTGAAAAGATATATAAAATATTATGATTCTCCTATTGGAATCATAGAGATTATAGGAACAGAAGAATATATCCTATCTGTTCATTTTGTAGAGGAGAAGAAAGAGTCCAAAGAGGGTATTGAAATAGTAGAGAATGCATATATGCAATTAGATGAATATTTTAATGGGGTAAGAAAAGATTTTCATATCAATTTTTATTTAGAAGGTACGGATTTTCAAAAAAGAGTATGGAATGAATTATTAGAAATACCCTATGGAAAGACTATATCTTATCAAGAATTGGCAAAAAATATAGGAAATGAAAAAGCCGTAAGAGCTGTAGGAGGAGCAAATCATAAAAATAATATAAGCATTATGATTCCTTGTCATAGAGTGATTGGAAAGGATGGAAAGCTTACTGGATATGGAGGGGGCCTTTGGAGAAAAAAATGGTTGATTGAACATGAAAAAAGATTTTAG
- a CDS encoding PhzF family phenazine biosynthesis protein, which produces MKVEVYTLNAFGKTENGGNPAGVVIDADDLSEEMMQKIAKKVGFSETAFVQKSDQADFKVRFFTPSEEVDLCGHATIATFFVLLKEGIVSLGKYKQETKAGVLDIEIKENNNILMNQALPQFLEIIDKKEIVDSLNIKEEDIVEDLPIQIVSTGLKDILIPVKNLNTLTHMKPDFDKITEVSKKYNVVGYHVFTLETKLDSTAHCRNFAPLYDILEESATGTSNGALSAYLFKYKKVNEEKAQDMIFEQGYSMNQPSEIRGSLMTENQEITEVKVGGSAEKIQKKIYEI; this is translated from the coding sequence CGGAGTAGTAATAGATGCAGATGATCTATCAGAAGAGATGATGCAAAAGATTGCTAAGAAGGTTGGATTTTCTGAAACTGCTTTTGTTCAAAAATCTGATCAAGCAGATTTTAAGGTAAGATTTTTCACTCCTAGTGAAGAAGTAGATTTATGTGGTCATGCTACCATTGCAACTTTCTTTGTATTATTAAAAGAAGGTATTGTAAGTTTAGGAAAATATAAACAAGAGACAAAGGCAGGGGTACTAGATATTGAAATAAAAGAAAATAATAATATTTTGATGAATCAAGCTCTTCCACAGTTTTTAGAGATTATTGATAAAAAAGAAATTGTAGATTCTTTAAATATAAAAGAAGAGGATATTGTAGAGGATCTTCCTATACAAATTGTATCTACAGGACTTAAGGATATTTTAATTCCAGTAAAGAATTTAAATACTCTCACTCATATGAAACCTGATTTTGATAAAATAACAGAAGTAAGTAAAAAATATAATGTGGTAGGATATCATGTATTTACATTAGAAACAAAATTAGATAGCACTGCCCATTGTAGAAACTTTGCACCTTTATATGATATTTTAGAAGAATCTGCTACAGGTACTTCCAATGGAGCTTTGAGTGCTTATCTTTTCAAATATAAAAAGGTAAATGAAGAAAAGGCACAAGATATGATATTTGAACAAGGCTACTCTATGAATCAACCATCAGAAATAAGGGGAAGTCTTATGACGGAGAATCAAGAGATTACAGAGGTAAAAGTAGGGGGAAGTGCAGAAAAAATTCAAAAGAAAATATATGAAATATAA